The Calypte anna isolate BGI_N300 chromosome 3, bCalAnn1_v1.p, whole genome shotgun sequence genome segment GCTGTTGTGGGTTTAGCATATACGCAGAGAAGCTTCCAGATCTTTCCTTGTAAAGCCCTCACATATGGGAGCAgttttcagaggcagaaaaagtgGGCTGCTGAAATTGCTGATGCTCAGTGATTTCCCGGCTATGCACTTGAATACATGAGGAAGGTTTCTGCCAGGCAAGATGTGCTAACTGGTGGATTCCTGGCTGATTGCTGCAACTGCCACAAAGCTCACTGCACGCATGTTCCTTTCCTATCATCCTGCAGCAGTCCTCCAAATgggagcaggggagaggaggtgagGATGGGTGTTGCTGGAACGCCGGGCTGTTAGAGCAGCTCACTGTAAGTAAGGAACACATGCCAAATAGAGCAGAAACTTGCTGGTGGAGACCTGGGCCGTGATAcctgcagagccctgaggaATGCAGCAGGATAAAGTAGGAGCTGGGCACTCCAGCTCCTGAGGAGcttgttggaaaaaaacattatttctacTCCAGTCTGAGTCTCCCCCTGCCAAAGGCAAATAATGGtgtctcccctcctctctgcaggATCCGCTGAGGCGAAGCTCATTTTCTGCCTGGATAAAGGACACTCGGTGCCCTTTACTGAACATGTGGGAATACTAAGGGTGCTTATACAGCAGCATCAGCCTGCCTGACCTCGGTGTAGGTTGCCATAGTGCATGTTTCCTCTCTGGAGGTCTGGGTGCTGAGTGTAGACTTGCCAGGACTGAGGAGGCTCTGTAGGAAAGAATTATCACTTTGGAGGGGTAATAATCCATCTCCCACCagtgtttgttggttttctttgctgtgcAAAAGGCAGCACTTTTTAAGTGACTTCTTTGtggtcttcttttttctttcttgttggTACTTGGAAGTGAACAGCCTGATTTTGCACCCTGTGTCCATCCTGGGCAAGCCTCTATCCACTCTTGAACACTGGAAGCATGTTGGTGCCTAGCAGAGCTATGCTTCTACCCTGTCATCCTAGGAGAGAAAGACTGGAGTTGTGTAGAGGTGTTAGCTCAGACAGCGAGAGAAGCCTGTAGTGGTATGTCTTGAGGATCTGAGGATAAAGTTGCAGGGTAGGAAGACTGAGGAAGACTGATGTGCTGTGGGTCAGAACACTGTGattattttcccttctcaaGTCTGAAATCTTTACAGTTCTGAAAATCAAGCTGGTCATGGTAATTGTGAAATACTCTGAGCTTTTTCTGCTGGAAGGGTTGAAGAAAGGGTTTTGCTAGAGTAGAGGCACTGGTGGTTTAACACATAGCTCAGTGATTTCTCAGTTGAGGAGTAGTTCTGTGCACAGTAGAATTAATGAGGCTGATTTTCTATGGATCTGGGTCTTGTCTGTTATCTAGCAAGGTGCAAGCTCGGATGGCTTTTGAATCATGATCTGTAACATGTTCTTCTTCCCAGTGTGTTTGTATTGTACTTTCCAAAGATGGCAGCAAGATCTCTGGGTGTAAGTAATGCTGATATGAAAACTCAGCATTTCACAGTTGGCCCAGTACACAGAGGGGCAGAGGAAGATGCACTTGTGCTACATAACTGTGTGAGCTTTATGAGAGAGCTATAGTTTGgcatttggtttttgtttttgttttgttttatgctgGGTTTGTTTTATGAAGCTGCTTCTGGGGATCTCCTGATGTTCCAAGAATTGCCTGTGCTCTGGAGGACTCTCACTTCctgatttctctgtttctgtgtcTGGGACATTTTTATGGGCTGTTTCACCCTTTAGCAGTTGTCACCTTGGCTTCTGTGGAAGCAGGTAGGTGTGTGTCTGAGCTTTCCTGGGAGGTTGTCTGGACCCATTTCAGAGCAGGACAGCAGTACTTTGCCAGATGTGGCAGCACGAGCATCCTTTTGGTTGCCAGCCTCTTTCTCTGGAGCTGGGGATCATTGCATCTCTTTTCCTGAACCATGCTCACCTGAAGAAATCTGCTGAAGGTGGGGCTTTCCTTGTTGTTTTTAGCACTTGGTCACTCCCCTAGGTATGTTATAAAGTTGGGGAAAAGAATAACCAGGGGAATTATGGACCAGAATGCATAGCTGCGAGTTCATGGAGAATCAGTTTAGAAGACAGGATATGAGTAGCAGCAAACTCTAAACAGACCTATTCTTTCATTTGAAACAGAAGTATATGTCCTCTGTCATTATCTTAGTGATGGTTTCGATGACATTCTTGTTATATGGTCTTTAGAGGAAAGTGAGAAATATCACAGTCCAGATGAGACTTCTCAGTATAAAATGCATGATGCATTGGGTAACCATGTAAAGCATGGCATATATCCAGAAGTGAAGGATACATGATGTATGGCTCCATATTGGTGCTGATGCTGGGTTGTGAAATTAATGTGAAGTCAGCACTGTGACTCTTGGGTTGGTGGGGGAGGACTTGGCTTTTACTCAAAGGTATGAACAGGAAACCAGTCTTCAAAAgacatgaacatttttttctgccctgcTGAGGTTCAGTAGTGAGGTCTCTGCTGCGTGTCAAGAGTTTACTGTCCTTTCCTGTGAGATGAATGTGCATTAGcggaacagaaacaaaaaaggagcTGAGAGAAGAGCTCAGGTATATAATACAACTCATGGAATTTCTGGAGGAGTGAAgctaaaaaggaggaaaggagtgGGTATAATGAGGTGTGTGTATACTTACAGCAATTGTTGCAGCACTGCTCACCGTCTTCACCATCAGTGCTGCAGTGAGGAAGAACCTGGACTCCTCCGTTGCTCAAAGCCCACTCTTAGGTGGGGATAGTGGTAGCTGAGCTGGGGTATTGATTACCCTGAGCCCCCCTGGTCAGAGTGctcagctggggaggagaggagcccTGCCTAAACGAGGAGCTCTTCTCTCTATGTTCCTTTACCTAGGGCAGCATTTCTGCTTGCTCAGTAAACCAGGCGCAAGGCTGCTGCCAAACAAAGAGCTTAAATCACACAGAGGTAGGTCTTGCAAGAGGACAAAGACAAATTCGTGGGTACCTCTTGTGCTAACTCCTCCTGCAGAGTGCTTGGGCAGTTGGCCAGTTTCCTGCCAGCAGGGCCGTGGATGCTCCGGTTGCAgtgcctcctgccagccccgggcgggcaggaggggcagctgagctgggttgggcagggcagggcaggcaggagggtgcTTGTCTGCTCAGGGCATCGCAGCCAGCAGGAGGCTGGCTGCGGAGTGAGCCGAAGAGAGGTGGGTGGTGTCTGTCTTTCCTGGCTGAGTAATGTGAAGAGGCTGCTGGAATGGCCCACAGGAGGGAGAGTGGAgggggagggtggtggtggtggtgggctCAGAGATGATTGAGTTGGTGGAGCAGCCAGGGTAGTGGCAACCCTGCTGTAAGGGGTCTTGCCAGCTTCTGATGTCTTCTAGCCTCTGGCCTGCCATGTTTCCCTCAGCTCCTGGATTTTCTATGTAGGGATCTTGCAGCCATGCTGACATTGTGGACTGTAAGAGTTGGTGTTCCTGTGCTTTGGTATGGTAGCTTTGGTATGTTGGGTGGAACAGGGCAGGGAAGGATATGGAATCCTTATGTGATGGAATCCTTTACATGACTGAATCCTTGAGAAGGCAGAAGGGCaaaagaagctggaaaagctgTTAATGTTTCAAGCTGACACCCACACAAGGGTTACAGCAAATGCTACAGTTACACTAGTGTAAGTAAGCTTTCCCACACAGGCTGAATCAGTTCCTGATGGTGGTGTTACGTCCCTTGTCACCAAAATGGCCGTTCTGTGCTGGGGCTCAGATTGTCAGGGTGTACTCTTCTgatcttctgaatttttttcactttctgttccctttcttcTGCAGTTGGAAGAGGTGTTGAGCTCTGGCAGCCTCCTTGTATCAGTGGTCTGTGGGCAGGAGATGCACTCATCACCATCCCAGCTGCCAACTGCAAATCTCTTCTCTTAAACAGAATCTAAATCAGCTTTCCTTGCTGCTGGGAGTGTGGGGGTGTTGGAGGTCAGCACTTATTCCAGCCTTTTTGTCTGCTGTCCACGTGTGCCACCCTGCACTGGTTGCCAGCACTTTGTGCCACAAAAGTGGAGACACATTCCCTGACAGGTGCCTGCTGccaaagggagaggggaagatgaAGGGGAAGGTCTTAGTGTGGGCTACCTGTTCAACACTCACTGCTTGAAGGAGGCTGTGACACTTGTGGCTGATTGCAGCTCCCTGAAACAGCACTGAAGCACTAagcttttgtctctctctttctctctgtgtatggctgcaggagcaggactATGTCCACCATGGTGTATCCAAGGGAGGAGAAACTGGACAAGCTGAGCcaagaggaaataatttccaaCACCAAGCTGGTGATGCAAGGGCTGGAGGCACTCAAGAATGAACACAACTCCATCCTACACAGCTTGCTGGAGACAATCAAGTGCttgaagaaagatgaagaagCCAATCTTGTGCATGAGAAATCCAACCTGCTCCGCAAGTCAGTGGAGATGATTGAACTGGGGCTTGGAGAAGCTCAGGTGAGAGTGGTGGGTGCACCCTTAGCTTTCACCCAAGACAGAGAGGGGAAGGCAGGCACGGGATCATTTCCCATAAGCTGCAGAGTCAGCAAGGGGCTGAGTGTAGAAGGCCAGCATGACCTTGGGGGTGGGCATGTGAGGGAGATAAACAGTGTGATCATTACTGACTGGGACTCTTGACAAGGTGATGATGGCATTGTCCAACCATCTGAATGCTGTGGAGtcagagaagcagaagctgcGCGCTCAAGTGCGGAGACTGTGCCAGGAGAACCAGTGGCTGCGTGATGAGCTTGCCAACACCCAACAAAAGCTGCAGCGCAGTGAACAAACCGTGgctcagctggaggaggagaagaaacacCTTGAGTTCATGAACCAGCTGAAGAAGTATGATGAGGATGTATCACCTTCGGTATGCCCTTGTCCTGTCCACCAGCCATCTTTGGTGATGGGAGAAGTTGGACTCAGCGGGAGTGCCTAGGTGTGATAGGATTGCCCTGGATTTTGCCCCTTCCCAGCTACTATGCACCCAAATGCCTGTAACTAAAGGGAGCCTGCATGGGGCAGGGTGTCTGGAAGAACATGGAGTAGCATGCCAGATTGTGCTGGGGAAATTGGGCTTTATTAGTTTTGTTGGATGGTGGGAAGATAAGATGGTGGCAGAGACAACAGGGGAACCTGAGGGTGTTGGGTGGGCTGCAGTGGGGAGGAGGGGTTGGCAGCTGACTCAGCCCAGTCTGCTGCTGTCTCCTGTGAGTACCAATAGTATTGTGATTACCATCCTctcaggaggagaaggagggcgACTCTGCCAAGGACTCTCTGGATGATCTGTTCCCaaatgaggaggaagagcaTGGTCCTGGATGTAAGTGTTTGCTCATGCATGGTTGCTGTCTGGCTGTGTTCAAGCCTGCTGTGCCAACTGTTTCCCTGTTTATTCCTCTGTGCTTGCAGTGCCCCACCAACACAGCAGTGCAGTGGCAGCTGCCCAGCAGGGAGGCTACGAGATTCCTGCACGCTTGCGCACCCTCCACAACCTTGTCATCCAGTATGCCTCACAGGGACGATACGAGGTGGCAGTACCACTATGCAAGCAGGCTCTGGAGGACCTGGAGAAGACATCAGGCCATGATCACCCTGATGTGGCCACCATGCTCAATATCCTGGCACTAGTATACAGGTGAGTGTGGCAGGGGGGGCAGGACTGGGCCAGGAGAGATTTCTACCTCTCTGAAGttcccagcacagcacattCTGGTTACAGGGAGCTCCCCCAGCTTCTAGTAGTTTGCTTTTCAATGAGGTTTTGGCACAGATGATGAGGTATTTTGATTGCCATACTCCCTGATAGAGTTTTATCCTTTGTTAGGGACTGGCAAAGGTAAGGaggaacagagaaatgaaagggCTTGTGGGGTCTGGATCTGTGTGGAAGGAGTACTGTTCACAGTTCCGCTTGCCATTGGCTGTGGTGTCCAAATCCTGAATAACTGATTTGGCTTTGCACTGCAGGGATCAGAATAAATACAAAGAGGCAGCACACCTCTTGAATGATGCTCTCTCCATCCGTGAGAAGACTCTGGGCAAAGACCACCCAGCGGTGAGTGTCTGCCTCCTCTTTCAGTCGCTTCCTTTGACCTGTGGATGCTGCTGGGGGTAGAATGGTGCCCTTATGGTGTGTCTGCTGCCAGACTGCCAAGGACAGCAGTGTGCTCTGAGACATGAAACATGCTGCTCACATGCTGTGGGGCTCTGTTTCACTGTGTCAGTATTTCCTGCTGTCTTGTTTAGCTTGACATATCAGGTGTTGTCTTCTGGATCCTACAGTGTAGGCAGGGTAGCTGCCTGCCTCTGGATCTCCtcttcagaagcagctgtgttGCAGGCATGAGGGAAATGGGACTGGTACTGCTCCTTGCACCCTTTGTCTGGTCCCACTGGATTCAGCTTGGTTTCATGGAGAAGCTTATGTCTCTGCAGGTGGCAGCAACTTTGAACAATCTGGCTGTTCTCTACGGCAAGAGGGGGAAGTACAAAGAAGCAGAGCCACTCTGTAAGCGAGCCCTGGAGATCCGTGAGAAGGTAGTGGTCTTTATGctctctttccttccagctctccctgggggtTTTCCCTCACTGCACCTGGGAGATCCAGGACTTATCGTGTCTCTGTagttgctgcttctgcttttcctgtgtgTGCAGACTTGGAGAGGCCTGCCAGGAGGTGGAAGCTGGGTTTTCTCCTGTTTACCTCCCTAGTCCTTGGCTTCTGTATGACATAGGCATGTCCTGGAGGGACTACAGTGTCTACTAACTCCAGGAGTCCACTGCAGTC includes the following:
- the KLC4 gene encoding kinesin light chain 4 isoform X1 is translated as MSTMVYPREEKLDKLSQEEIISNTKLVMQGLEALKNEHNSILHSLLETIKCLKKDEEANLVHEKSNLLRKSVEMIELGLGEAQVMMALSNHLNAVESEKQKLRAQVRRLCQENQWLRDELANTQQKLQRSEQTVAQLEEEKKHLEFMNQLKKYDEDVSPSEEKEGDSAKDSLDDLFPNEEEEHGPGLPHQHSSAVAAAQQGGYEIPARLRTLHNLVIQYASQGRYEVAVPLCKQALEDLEKTSGHDHPDVATMLNILALVYRDQNKYKEAAHLLNDALSIREKTLGKDHPAVAATLNNLAVLYGKRGKYKEAEPLCKRALEIREKVLGKDHPDVAKQLNNLALLCQNQGKYDEVEYYYCRALEIYESCLGPDDPNVAKTKNNLASCYLKQGKYKDAEVLYKEILTRAHVKEFGSVDDEHKPIWMHAEEREEMSKSKHRDGAPYAEYGGWYKACKVSSPTVNTTLRNLGALYRRQGKLEAAETLEECAVRSRRQGIDPINQTKVVEILKEGDGTERRRSLGGVKYENATDGSEEVSMGVEWSGDGSGTLQRSSSLGKIRDVIRRSSEMLVKKLQGNGPLEPRNTSMKRAASLNYLHKSSDASFEGTQGLRAESRGLSASSMDLSSHSSLLSSN
- the KLC4 gene encoding kinesin light chain 4 isoform X4, which codes for MSTMVYPREEKLDKLSQEEIISNTKLVMQGLEALKNEHNSILHSLLETIKCLKKDEEANLVHEKSNLLRKSVEMIELGLGEAQVMMALSNHLNAVESEKQKLRAQVRRLCQENQWLRDELANTQQKLQRSEQTVAQLEEEKKHLEFMNQLKKYDEDVSPSEEKEGDSAKDSLDDLFPNEEEEHGPGLPHQHSSAVAAAQQGGYEIPARLRTLHNLVIQYASQGRYEVAVPLCKQALEDLEKTSGHDHPDVATMLNILALVYRDQNKYKEAAHLLNDALSIREKTLGKDHPAVAATLNNLAVLYGKRGKYKEAEPLCKRALEIREKVLGKDHPDVAKQLNNLALLCQNQGKYDEVEYYYCRALEIYESCLGPDDPNVAKTKNNLASCYLKQGKYKDAEVLYKEILTRAHVKEFGSVDDEHKPIWMHAEEREEMSKSKHRDGAPYAEYGGWYKACKVSSPTVNTTLRNLGALYRRQGKLEAAETLEECAVRSRRQGIDPINQTKVVEILKEGDGTERRRSLGGVKYENATDGSEEA
- the KLC4 gene encoding kinesin light chain 4 isoform X5, which translates into the protein MSTMVYPREEKLDKLSQEEIISNTKLVMQGLEALKNEHNSILHSLLETIKCLKKDEEANLVHEKSNLLRKSVEMIELGLGEAQVMMALSNHLNAVESEKQKLRAQVRRLCQENQWLRDELANTQQKLQRSEQTVAQLEEEKKHLEFMNQLKKYDEDVSPSEEKEGDSAKDSLDDLFPNEEEEHGPGLPHQHSSAVAAAQQGGYEIPARLRTLHNLVIQYASQGRYEVAVPLCKQALEDLEKTSGHDHPDVATMLNILALVYRDQNKYKEAAHLLNDALSIREKTLGKDHPAVAATLNNLAVLYGKRGKYKEAEPLCKRALEIREKVLGKDHPDVAKQLNNLALLCQNQGKYDEVEYYYCRALEIYESCLGPDDPNVAKTKNNLASCYLKQGKYKDAEVLYKEILTRAHVKEFGSVDDEHKPIWMHAEEREEMSKSKPHPCVSSDSRLAA
- the KLC4 gene encoding kinesin light chain 4 isoform X2, producing MSTMVYPREEKLDKLSQEEIISNTKLVMQGLEALKNEHNSILHSLLETIKCLKKDEEANLVHEKSNLLRKSVEMIELGLGEAQVMMALSNHLNAVESEKQKLRAQVRRLCQENQWLRDELANTQQKLQRSEQTVAQLEEEKKHLEFMNQLKKYDEDVSPSEEKEGDSAKDSLDDLFPNEEEEHGPGLPHQHSSAVAAAQQGGYEIPARLRTLHNLVIQYASQGRYEVAVPLCKQALEDLEKTSGHDHPDVATMLNILALVYRDQNKYKEAAHLLNDALSIREKTLGKDHPAVAATLNNLAVLYGKRGKYKEAEPLCKRALEIREKVLGKDHPDVAKQLNNLALLCQNQGKYDEVEYYYCRALEIYESCLGPDDPNVAKTKNNLASCYLKQGKYKDAEVLYKEILTRAHVKEFGSVDDEHKPIWMHAEEREEMSKSKHRDGAPYAEYGGWYKACKVSSPTVNTTLRNLGALYRRQGKLEAAETLEECAVRSRRQGIDPINQTKVVEILKEGDGTERRRSLGGVKYENATDGSEEDGSGTLQRSSSLGKIRDVIRRSSEMLVKKLQGNGPLEPRNTSMKRAASLNYLHKSSDASFEGTQGLRAESRGLSASSMDLSSHSSLLSSN
- the KLC4 gene encoding kinesin light chain 4 isoform X3, whose protein sequence is MSTMVYPREEKLDKLSQEEIISNTKLVMQGLEALKNEHNSILHSLLETIKCLKKDEEANLVHEKSNLLRKSVEMIELGLGEAQVMMALSNHLNAVESEKQKLRAQVRRLCQENQWLRDELANTQQKLQRSEQTVAQLEEEKKHLEFMNQLKKYDEDVSPSEEKEGDSAKDSLDDLFPNEEEEHGPGLPHQHSSAVAAAQQGGYEIPARLRTLHNLVIQYASQGRYEVAVPLCKQALEDLEKTSGHDHPDVATMLNILALVYRDQNKYKEAAHLLNDALSIREKTLGKDHPAVAATLNNLAVLYGKRGKYKEAEPLCKRALEIREKVLGKDHPDVAKQLNNLALLCQNQGKYDEVEYYYCRALEIYESCLGPDDPNVAKTKNNLASCYLKQGKYKDAEVLYKEILTRAHVKEFGSVDDEHKPIWMHAEEREEMSKSKHRDGAPYAEYGGWYKACKVSSPTVNTTLRNLGALYRRQGKLEAAETLEECAVRSRRQGIDPINQTKVVEILKEGDGTERRRSLGGVKYENATDGSEEVSMGVEWSGA
- the KLC4 gene encoding kinesin light chain 4 isoform X6, which gives rise to MSTMVYPREEKLDKLSQEEIISNTKLVMQGLEALKNEHNSILHSLLETIKCLKKDEEANLVHEKSNLLRKSVEMIELGLGEAQVMMALSNHLNAVESEKQKLRAQVRRLCQENQWLRDELANTQQKLQRSEQTVAQLEEEKKHLEFMNQLKKYDEDVSPSEEKEGDSAKDSLDDLFPNEEEEHGPGLPHQHSSAVAAAQQGGYEIPARLRTLHNLVIQYASQGRYEVAVPLCKQALEDLEKTSGHDHPDVATMLNILALVYRDQNKYKEAAHLLNDALSIREKTLGKDHPAVAATLNNLAVLYGKRGKYKEAEPLCKRALEIREKVLGKDHPDVAKQLNNLALLCQNQGKYDEVEYYYCRALEIYESCLGPDDPNVAKTKNNLASCYLKQGKYKDAEVLYKEILTRAHVKEFGSVDDEHKPIWMHAEEREEMSK